From the genome of Pseudonocardia sp. EC080619-01:
GATCCGGCCACGAACGGCCGTATCCCTTCCCGATCCGTGATCACGGGCTGCGGCGAGCGGGCCCGGACGCGAGCCGGCCGCGACCACCTGGGTGGTCGCGGCCGGGGAGGACGTGCGTGGGGGTGGGCTCAGATCAGGCCGAGCTTCTTCACCGCGTCGCGCTCCTCGACGAGCTCGGCGACCGAGGCGTCGATCTTCCCGCGGGAGAACTCGTCGATCTCCAGGCCCTGGACGATCTTCCACTCGCCGTTCTCGGAGGTGACCGGGAACGAGGAGATGATGCCCTCGGCGACGCCGTAGGAGCCGTCGGACGGGATCGCGGCGGAGACCCAGTCGCCGGCCGGGGTGCCGTTGACCCAGTCGTGGACGTGGTCGATGGCGGCGTTCGCGGCCGACGCGGCCGAGGACGCGCCCCGGGCCTCGATGATCGCGGCGCCACGCTTGGCGACGGTCGGGATGAAGTCGTTCTCCAGCCACTCCCGCTCGACCTGCTCGGCGGCGATCTTGCCGCCGACCTCGGCGTGGAAGAGGTCGGGGTACTGGGTGGCGGAGTGGTTGCCCCAGATCGTGAGCTTGGAGATCTCGTCGAGGCCGACGCCGAGCTTCTTGGCCAGCTGGGCCAGCGCACGGTTGTGGTCGAGGCGGGTCATCGCGGTGAAGCGGTCGGCCGGGACGTCCGGCGCGGACGCCTGGGCGATCAGGGCGTTGGTGTTGGCCGGGTTGCCGACGGCGAGCACGCGGATGTCGCTCGCGGCGCCGTCGTTGATGGCCTTGCCCTGGGGACCGAAGATGCCGCCGTTGGCCTCGAGCAGGTCGCCGCGCTCCATGCCCTTCGTGCGGGGACGGGCGCCGACCAGCAGGGCGACGTTCGCGCCGTCGAAGGCGGCCTTCGCGTCGTCGTGGATGTCGATGCCGCGCAGCAGCGGGAACGCGCAGTCGTCGAGCTCCATCGCGGTGCCCTCGGCGGCCTTGACGGCCTGCGGGATCTCGAGAAGGTTCAGCTTGACCGGGGTGTCGGGCCCCAGCAGCTGCCCGGAGGCGATCCGGAAGAGCAGCGCGTAACCGATCTGGCCAGCGGCTCCGGTGACGGTGACGGAAACGGGGGTAGCAGACACGACGCGGACCCTAGCCCTGTCGGGCGTCGCACGCCGCGACGGGGAGCACACGGATCGCTCCAGGTGGCACGAACCACACCCGGTAGCGTCGACGTCCGTGCACGCCCTCCCGGTGACCGACCGGTCCGCGGCCCCCGATCTGGCCCGTGGGGCGGCGCTGCTGCTCATCGCGATCGCCAACGCCCACACGTTCGTCACGCACCGCGGGATCGGCGTCCGCACCTACCCGCGGGACCTCTCCGGGATCGACGCCGTCGTCGCCACGGTGCAGCTCACCCTGGTCGACGGCCGTGCGTACCCGCTGTTCGCGGTGCTGTTCGGGTTCGGGATCGCGGGCCTCGCCGCCCGCCGCACCCCGCCCGGCGCGCGGGCCGGCGACGACGTCGTGGCGCTGGTCCGCCGGCGCGGCGGCGCGCTGCTCGCGATCGGTGCGATCCACGCGGTCCTGCTGTGGCACGGCGACTTCGTCGCCGCGTACGGGCTGATCGCGGTGCTGGCGGCCGGGTTGCTGGCCCGGGGCACGACCCCACAGCTGGTGACGACGGCGGCGGCGACGACCGCCCTCGCCGTGCTGCTCCACCTGCCGGTGGCGCTCACCGATGCCGGGGCACCGTCGGCGTCGCCGTCGCTGGTGCAGCCGGACGCCCTCGTGGCGATGGCGGACCGGTTCGGCGAGTGGTTGTTCGGCAACCTGCTGCTGAGCGCGCTCGCGCTCACCGGCGCGGCCGCGGTCGGCGTGCTGCTCCACCGGTCCGGGCTGCTCGCCGACCCGGCCCGGCACCGCCGCCCGCTGCGACGACTGGCCGTCGCCGGGATCGCGACGGGTGTCCTCGGCGGGCTGCCGATGGCGCTCGTCGCCGCGGGGTCCTGGTCCCCGCCGACGACGGTGCTGCTGGTGCTCGGGCCGCTGCACGCGCTCACCGGGTACGCCGCCGGGGTCGGCTACGCGGCGCTGGCCGGGCTGGTCGTGGCGCGGCGCGCCGGGCGTGCGCCGGGCCGCGTCGGCGCGGCGCTGGAGGCGACCGGGCAGCGGTCGTTGTCGGCGTACCTGGCGCAGTCGGTGGCGTTCGTGGCGTTGTTCCCGGCCTGGACGCTCGGGCTGGGTGCGGGCCTGCCGCTGTGGGCGGCGGCACTGTGCGGGACCGGGGTCTGGGCGACGACGGTGCTGGTGGCGACGTGGTCGGCACGCACCGGCGGGCGCGGCCCGGCCGAGTCGCTGCTGCGCCGCCTGACGTACCCCCGGCCCGTCGGCCCGGGGCTGGGGTCGCGCCCGTGACCGGCCGGGAGGATCCCGCGCACCGCGACGAGCCGGACGACCGTCCGCCGTGGCAGGGAGCGCCCGGGTACTCCGGTGTGGACGACCCGGATCCCGGTCCCGGCGGGGTGCCCCCGCACGCGCCGCTGCCCGGCGCCCCGCCGTACCCGCCGGGGACCGGGCCCGACGATTGCGCGCCGTCCGACCGGGAGCCGTCGCCGGTCGAGCGGCTGCTCCCCCGGTGTGTCGCGGCGAGCGCGGGCTGGGTGGCGGTCGCGCTGCTCCTGGCGCTGGTCACCGGTGTGGTGTCGTGGCCGCTGCGCGGGATCGCGCTCGTCGTACCGTGGGGGCTGACGGCCGTCGCGCTGCTCGTCCCGGCCCGCCGCGGCGCCGGCCCGGGTGGACTGGTGGCGCTGGCGTTCGGTCCGTTCTGGCTGCTGCACGCGCTGCTGGTCGGTCTGCTCGGCTGGTGAGCGACGGCCCCTCCGGCCGCGGCGGGCCATCCGTCGCGATCTCGAGTGGCAGCACACGGTGCGTGCCGGAATGATGCGTTCCGCACCGCCCGTCCCGGCGAAGGAGCTCCTCGTGGCGCAGCACGACCCGTACGTCCTGCCGATGGTCGACGTCGCCGACAAGTGGGTGGTCCGGTGCGACTGCGGGTGCGGCGCCTTCGAGCAGTACGCCACCCAGGACGAGGCGCAGGACCGGTCCGACGCCCTCCGCGCCGAGAACGAGCCGCCGCCGTCGGAGCGCGCGCAGGCCGTCGACGAGGTCCGGGCGGCGGAAGGCTCCGACCCGGTCTGAGGCCCGCCGCTACCGCTGCCGCGGGAGCAGCGGGCCCAGCGGACCGAGCTCGATGTTGAGGTCCTGCGCGGTGAGTCCGAACCGCTCGGTCAGCTCCTCCATCGCGGACTCCAGGTGCATGAGCGACGTACCGAGGTCCTCGATCTGGTCGTCGGTGAGATCGCCCTGGTCGACCCGCCGCAGCACCTGCTTCTCCATCAGCTGACGCAGCAGTTCGACGATCGTCAGCACCAGCTTCATCAGGTCCCGCTCGACCGACTCACGGTCGATCTCGACCCGGCCGGCGGGCCGGGCCGGGCGCGACCCGGGCTCCGGGGCGCTCATCCACCGGCCCCCGGGAGCGCACGCGGCTCGGCGGCGGAGACACGCCCGTCCCCGTGGGGCACGTCCTCCGCCGGCGCGATCGAGGTGATGAGCGCGCGCAGCGAGATCCGGACGAGATCGACGCCGGCCAGCGAGATCGTCACGTCCCCGGTGAGCACCACTCCCCCGGCGAGCAGCCGGTCCAGGAGGTCGACGAGTGCCACCTCGCGGTCGCCGAACAGTCCGGTCGGTTCGGTCATCCGTCGTCACCGCCCGGGGCGGTCCCGGCGAACGAGTACGGCACCCAGGGGCCGGTCACCTCGACCAGCAGCGCGGGCGTCGCGGCCGCCTCCACCGCGGCCCGCCACCGGTCGGTGTCGTCCGTGTCGACGAGGTAGGCCGCGTTGAGCACCATCTGCTCGGTCCGGCCGGTGAGCGCGGCGTCGTGGACGCGGTGCCGGCGCGCCTCGACCGCGGCCCCGGCGACGGCGTCGTGCAGGCTCTCGGCCGCCCGGAACGCCTCGTCGGTCCGGGCCTCCGCCGCCCCGGCGGCGGCACGGCGGCGGCGCAGGTACTCCGCCCCGGACGACGGCCGCTCGCCCCGCGCCGCGGGTGCGGCCTGCGGGGCCCACGCCTTCAGCCCCCACTCGGCCCGGCCGTGCACCCGGTCGAGGACGGCCTCGAACCCGGACCGGCGCTCGTCGAGGACCGCACGGACCCGCGCGTCGTCGGTGAAGACGGTCGCGAGGGCCAGCGGCGCCACGTCGGACGAGCGCCCGACCTCGTCGACGACGTGGTGGTGCGCGCGGGCGGTCGCGGTGAGCCAGTCGAGGTCCTGGAGCCGCTCGTCGATCGCGTCCTGCGCGAAGTCGGCGGCAGGCACCCGGCTGACGACGGCGTGCAGCCCGGACCCCGCGACGACCCGGACGGGCGCGTCGAGCACCCCGGTCAGTGTCGCGAGCCCGGGCGGCTCACGACGGGTGACGGCGTAGACGTACGACAGCTCGCCCGGCGCGGCCGCGGGGCTGTCGTCGGGTGTCTCCTGCACGGTCATCGCCTCCGGGAGCGGGTGCCGTCGTCACGGGCGCGGCGCCGTTCCGCCGGCTCGCGGGCCGGGGCGTCACGGGCGCGGCGGCGTGGTGCTCCCGCAGCACGGCGCCGGGACGGGGCGGGGGGATCGTCGGGTCCGGGCCTGTCGATCCCGGCGCGCTCCTCGGTCCGGTCGGGCGGCTGCCGCTCCTCGTCCGCGTCGGCGGCGTCGGCGCCGGTGTCGGCGCCGGTGTCGGCGTCCGCGTCGGCGTCCGCGTCGGCGTCCGCGTCGGCGTCCGCGTCGAAGTCGAGGTCGTCGTCGGCGTCCGCGTCGTCGAAGTCGTCGGCGTCGTCGGCGTCGAAGTCGTCGTCGGCGCCGGAGTCGAGGTCGGCGTCGAGGTCGGCGTCGAGGTCGGCGTCGAGGTCGGCGTCGAGGTCGGCGTCGAGGTCGGCGTCGAGGTCGGCGTCGAGGTCGGCGTCGAGGTCGGCGTCGAGGTCGGCGTCGAGGTCGGCGGCAGCGGCGGCCGCCCCTGCTCCGGCGTCTGCTCCGGCGTCGTCGGCGTCGTCGTCGGCCCGGTGCCGGTTCGCTCCGTCGCCCGAGGGCCCCGCCGGGGGCAGACCGTCGCGACCCGCGGCGCGTTCCAGGGCCTCGACCCGCTCACGCAGGTGGGCGTTCTCGGTCTCCAGGTCCTGCCGTCCGGCCGAGAGCGTCGGGTCGCGCTCCCACCAGTCGATGCCCATCTCCTTCGCCCGGTCGACGGACGCGACCACCAGCCGGATCTTGATCGTCAGCAGCTCGATGTCGAGGAGGTTCACCTGGATGTCCCCGGCGATGACGATCCCCTTGTCCAGCACCCGTTCAAGGATGTCGGCGAGGTTCGCCCCGTCGTTCCGGGACTCCTGCTGCCGCCGGGGCTGCCCGGACGACCAGCGCACCGTGTCGCTGCTCATGCCTCACCCCCGGTCCCGCGGGTGTAGCGGCGGACGCGCCGGTACGACACGAGCTCGGCCTCCCGGTCGAGCTCGGCCTCGTACACCCCGAGGACGTCGGCCGAGTCCGGGATCCGCCGGGACTCGACGACCTCCACCTCGATCGTCCAGCCCTCGTCGTGCCGGGAGACCGAGGTGACACCCTCCGGGGTGCGGCCGGTCATCTCGACGACCTGCTCCAACGCAGCCCGGGCGACGGCCCGCGCACCGAGCCGGGCCGGACGGGGCGGAGGTTCCGGTTCGCCCCCGCCGTCGTCGTCGCCGCCGTTGTCGCTGTCGTCCCCCTCGTCCTGGCCCTCGTCGGTCCCGTCGTCGCCCTCGATCTCGTCGATGTCGTCGTCGATCTCGTCGATCTCCTCGATCTCGTCGTCCGGAGCTGCATCGTCGGGCGCCTCCTCGTCCTCCGCGACCCGGTCCTCCGGGACCTCGTCCTCCGCGGCCCGCCGCACCTGCCGCCGCCGGGGCGTGTCCTCCGCCGCCCGTCGCCGGGGGCCGTCCCCGGCCGCCCGGCGCCCGGGCGCCTCGTCGGCGGCACGGCGCCGCGACCCGTCACCGGTGGACCTGCGCCGAGGGGCGTCGCCCGCCGGTGCCCGGCGCGCCGAATCCCCGTCGGCCCGGCGACGCCGCGGCCGCTCGCCGGTCCCCTCCCCGTCGGCACGGCGGCCCGGTTCCTCACCCGACCGCGCCCTCCTCGGCCGGGCACCGCCCTCCGCGCGGGGACGCCGCGGGGCCGTCGCCTCGTCACGCCCGGGTGCCTCGGCACCGTCCCGGCGGCGGGCAGCGGATCCTCCCCGGGCGGTGCGGCGCTCCGCGCGATCGCCCGGCCCGCCCCCCGCGCGGTCGTGATCACGGCCGCCGCCGTCGTCGTCGCGGGTGGGCCGTCGCCGGACGGGGCGGTCAGCCACTCCGGCCTCCCCCGCCGCGGTCGATCAGCCGCCCGAGGAGCTCCTCCTGGCGGGCGTCGCGCTCGGCCTCGTCGATCTCGCCGTCCTCGAACGCCCGCTCCGACTCGTCGATCTTGCGACGGATGACGGCCGGGTCGTTCATCTCCCGGTCGACCTCGGCCTCGATCTGCTCGGCGATCCACATGACGCCCCGCACCGGGGCGAGCGGCAGCGTCAGGATCCCGGTCAGCAACCCCATCTCACTCCTCCGTCCCGGCGTCGGGAGCGGGCAGGAAGTCGAACGGGGCGACCGGCCCGATCAGCTGCAGCGACACCCGGTCACCCCACTCGTCGCCGAGCGCGTCGACCGCGGTGTCGAACTCCGCGCGGCGGTCGCGGCGCACCAGCACCGCGAGGTGCACCGCACCGTCCTCACCGCCGACCTCCTTGACCACGATCCCCTCGCACTGCGGCTCCAGCAGCTCGACGGCGGCCTCGGCGTCGGCGGTGCGCAGGCGTTCCACCTCGTTCGCGATCCGCTCGCCGAGCGTGATCCGCTCGTAGTGGGTCGCGTCGGGATCGCTGTCGCGCAACGACCGGCTCATCTCGGCGATCTCCGGGTCGCGGTCGACGATCCCGCCGAGCAGGAGGTCCTCGTCGTAACGGCCGTAGAGCACGAACTGCAGACACCCGTCGAGGCGCTGCAGCACGTCGACGAAGAAGTCGTGGTTCTCCTCCAGCAGCTCGTCGACGACGGCCAGGTCGTCGGAGACGACGCCGCCGAACTGCATCGGCAGCACCGTCACCTCCGCCGCCACCGCGTTCACGACCCGCTCGTGCGCCATCAGGTCGTCACGCCGGCCCAGGGGCCGGTCCGTCGGGACGTCGCTGACGACCGCCGCGAGCTCGCGGTGGTCGAGCAGACCGATCTCACCCCCCGGCGCGCCCACCGGGTCCAGGTCGCCGGGGATCCGGGCGCCCGCGGCGACCACCCCGTACACGTAGACGCCGTTCCCGGCCGCTCCCTCGCTCACCTGCGCTTCTCCCCCTTGCGCTCGCCGCGGAACTCGTCGAACTTCTCCTTCCCCGCCTCCAGGACGCCGCGCGTCGTGCCCTTCGCGCCACCCTCGTACGCGCTCTCGGTGAGCCCGCTGACGACCTGCCCGAGGTCCTTGCCACCCTTCTGGTGCAGGTCGAGCCGGTTGGTGGCCTCGGCGAAGCGGAGGTAGGTGTCGACGCTGGCGACGACGATCCGCGCGTCGATCGTGACGAGCTCGATGCCGACCAGCGACACCTTCACGAACACGTCGATGACCAGGCCCTTCTCCAGGATCAGGTCGATCACCTGGGCGAGGTCCCCCTGCGGTGCGCGGGAGACCCGGCCCCCTTCCTGACGGCTGACGGTCACCCGTCATCCCCTCCTCTCGTACGGCGTGGCAGGCCCGGCCGGTGCCGCCGGATCAGGACGCACCGGCCTTGCGGCGGCGCGGGGCGGTACGGCCCCGGCGGCCGCCGGACCCGTTGCGGCCACCGTCGTCCGCGGGCTCCGGCTCCTCGGGTTCGTCGTCGGCGTACTCACCGGCGTCCAGGTCCTCGTCGAGGTCCTCGACGTCCAGGTCGTCGCCGTCCTCGTCCTCGGGGACCTCGTCGACGACCTCGTCCTCGTCGAACTCCTCGAACTCGTCGTCGGGCCCGCCTGCCGGCTCCTCGACGTCGTCGTCGGCGTACTCGGCGGCCTCGCCCTCGTCGTCCTCGAGTTCCTCGTCGGCGCCGTCGTCGTACTCGTCGTAGGCGTCGTCGTCGTACTCCTCGTCCTCCCGGGCACGCTCCTCCTCGAGCGCCTCCTCGTGGGTCCTGACGACCTCGCTGTCGCGGATCTCCCCGCGCCAGCCCTCGAGCTCCTCGCGGTTCACGAGCGTCTCGACCATGACGTGCCTGCGGTAGTGCTTGAACTCGAGCCGGGCCCGCCGGCCCACGGCACGCCAGACGTTCCCGGTCTTCTCGAACAGCCCGACCGGGTAGTACTCCAGGACCAGCAGGACCTTGGTCAGCTGCGGCGCGAGCTCGTGGAACGTCACGATGCCGTTGACGTAGCCCTTCGCCCCGCCGGAGCGCCAGACGATGTGGCTGTCCGGGACCTGCTCGATGATCGTCGCGTTCCAGGTCCGCTTGGACAGGAACACCTGGGCCCGCCAGGTGGTCTTCTCGTCGGACTCCTGCTCGACGCTGTGCACCTTCTTCATGAAGCTCGGGAAGTCGGCGAACTGCGTCCACTGGTCGTAGGCGACGCGGACCGGCACCCCGACGTCGAGCTCCTCGACGATGTTCATGAACTTGAACTTGCCGCGCTGCCCGCCGCCCGGGCCGCCGGATCCCCCGGAGCCGCCGGAGTCGTCGGAGTCGTCGTCCGAGCCGCCGCCGAGCCCGACCGCGCCGAGCACCTTGTCCTTCGCCGCCGACAGGCCGCCCTTCAGCGCGCCCGTCACCGGGTTCCCGCCCTGCAGCATCGCCGTGCCGCCACCGAGCGCGGCCCCGAGCCCGGCGCCACCGTTCTCGGTGACGTCGGTGAGCCGTCCGGTCAGCGCGTCGACCCGCTCCAGAGCCGCCCCGACCGCCCGGTCGGTCACCGCACCGAGCAGGGTCATCGCCGCGTCCTTCAACCGGTCCGTGGGCAGCTGCGCGAGGCCCGAGGCCTGGTCGGCGACGTCGTCCGCCGGGTTCGCCTCAGGCATCGTCGCCCCCGCGGCGGGTCCGGGTCGTGCTGCCGCGGCCGCCACCGCGGGCCGTGCGCCGGGTGCCCGACGCCGAGTCCGATCCGCTGCCGGACCGGCCGCCCGTGCTGCGCGCCCGGGACCGCGACGCCGTGCCGGACGCCGCCGACTTCGCCGACTTCGCGGTCTTCGCCGACTTCGCCGCCCCCGAGGCCGCCGACGCGGCCGTGCGCCGCCGTGCCGGTGCCTTCGCCGTCGCCCCGGTCGCGTCACCGGCCGCGGCGCCGGAACGGCGGCCGCCGGTGCCCGGGCGGCCGTCGTCGGCCGAGTCGTCGGCCGAGTCGTCCCTGTCCTCCGCGGTGTCGTCCGCCGTGTCGTCCGCCGTGTCGTCAGCGGTGTCGTCCGCCGTGTCGTCAGCCGTGTCGTCGCCCCCGTCCGTGCCGGCATCGCCGGGGCCGGAGTCCCCGGCCGACCGGCGGGACCGGCCCGCCGACGCGAGCCGCCCCGTCGTCCGGCGCGCGGCGTCCAGACCGTCCGCGGTGGACCCCGCGACGGCGCCCGCCGTGTCGCCCACCGTCTCGACACCGGCCCCGGCGACGTCACCCGCCGTGTCCGCCACCTTCTCCACCGGCTTGCCGAGGTTCTCCACCCGCTCGACGAGCGAGTCCGTCAACGACTCCATGCGGCTCGCCGCGGCGGCGAGCGCCGCGTCCCTCCCGGCCTCCACCAGACGCCCGGTGATCGCCTCCCGCAGTCGCGACACGTCGGCCGACCCGGCCGCCAGCTTCGCGCCCTTTCCCAGCAGATCCGTGGGCGAGAGATCGAGTTTCCGGCCGGCCAGCGCGCCGCCCAGCATGATCGCCAGTTTCATCTTCTTCGTGCGGCCGAGGACATACCCCCCGAGCACCGCCATCCCCACCTTCGCGGCCGAACTCATGAATGACCACTCCTCCGATACGAGAATGCGATCTTGACCGCTCGGCGCACCGTCGAGATCGACTTCTGTCGCGACGCTCCCACCGAGATCAGCTGCAACGCCGACTGCACAAAGCCTCGCACGGGTCACGTTCCGGCGCGACGTTACAGCGAATGGTCAATTTCCGTACGCCTCCGTCCGGAGCAACATGAGATTGCGCCGTAAAGGTGTGCGGCACACCGTGGACGGGCTGACGCAAATGCTGTCACTAGACCGGAAGAGGGGACCCGGTGAATCGGACGGCGCATGATCTTCCCGAGAGATCCTCAATGGAATCAGCTCGTTCTCGATCACTGGTGATCACGTTTCCGGAGTCCCCCGGGCAAAAGAATTCTTCACTCGAAGAGAGCAGCATGATCCGGGAAATACGGTGCCACCTGCATGGTTCCGGAGCAGGGCCGGAGCGGGGATGGCACGGGGGTGGCGCGGGGGCGGGACCGGCGGGCGCGGACGCGCGGCGCAACGGTCGGGAGCCTGCGGCCGTGACCGTCCGCAGTGGTCGCCGGCCACCCCGCCCGCGGCCGGACGGCAGCGGCGCGGGGTGGCAGGGCGGGGCCGGGAGGGCCGGGTGCGGGTGTGTCAGTCCCGGCGGCGGGAGGTGATCACGCCGGTGTTGAACCCGGCCAGGTGCAGCCCGCCGGCGAAGCGGGCGTGCTCCACCTTGAGACAGCGGTCCATCACGACGTCGAGGCCGGCCTGCTCGGCACGGCGGGCGAGGTCGGCGTCGAACAGGCCGAACTGCAACCAGAACACCGACGGGTGCGGGTCCAGCGCCAGCACCTCGTCGAGCACCCCCGGGAGGTCCTCCGGCTTCCGGAAGACGTCGACGAGGTCGGGGACGACGGGAAGCTCCGCCAGCGAGGGGTACACCGGGCGGCCGAGGATCTCGGTCGCGTGCGGGTTCACGAA
Proteins encoded in this window:
- a CDS encoding malate dehydrogenase — translated: MSATPVSVTVTGAAGQIGYALLFRIASGQLLGPDTPVKLNLLEIPQAVKAAEGTAMELDDCAFPLLRGIDIHDDAKAAFDGANVALLVGARPRTKGMERGDLLEANGGIFGPQGKAINDGAASDIRVLAVGNPANTNALIAQASAPDVPADRFTAMTRLDHNRALAQLAKKLGVGLDEISKLTIWGNHSATQYPDLFHAEVGGKIAAEQVEREWLENDFIPTVAKRGAAIIEARGASSAASAANAAIDHVHDWVNGTPAGDWVSAAIPSDGSYGVAEGIISSFPVTSENGEWKIVQGLEIDEFSRGKIDASVAELVEERDAVKKLGLI
- a CDS encoding DUF418 domain-containing protein, encoding MHALPVTDRSAAPDLARGAALLLIAIANAHTFVTHRGIGVRTYPRDLSGIDAVVATVQLTLVDGRAYPLFAVLFGFGIAGLAARRTPPGARAGDDVVALVRRRGGALLAIGAIHAVLLWHGDFVAAYGLIAVLAAGLLARGTTPQLVTTAAATTALAVLLHLPVALTDAGAPSASPSLVQPDALVAMADRFGEWLFGNLLLSALALTGAAAVGVLLHRSGLLADPARHRRPLRRLAVAGIATGVLGGLPMALVAAGSWSPPTTVLLVLGPLHALTGYAAGVGYAALAGLVVARRAGRAPGRVGAALEATGQRSLSAYLAQSVAFVALFPAWTLGLGAGLPLWAAALCGTGVWATTVLVATWSARTGGRGPAESLLRRLTYPRPVGPGLGSRP
- a CDS encoding gas vesicle protein K, with translation MSAPEPGSRPARPAGRVEIDRESVERDLMKLVLTIVELLRQLMEKQVLRRVDQGDLTDDQIEDLGTSLMHLESAMEELTERFGLTAQDLNIELGPLGPLLPRQR
- a CDS encoding gas vesicle protein — encoded protein: MTEPTGLFGDREVALVDLLDRLLAGGVVLTGDVTISLAGVDLVRISLRALITSIAPAEDVPHGDGRVSAAEPRALPGAGG
- a CDS encoding GvpL/GvpF family gas vesicle protein → MTVQETPDDSPAAAPGELSYVYAVTRREPPGLATLTGVLDAPVRVVAGSGLHAVVSRVPAADFAQDAIDERLQDLDWLTATARAHHHVVDEVGRSSDVAPLALATVFTDDARVRAVLDERRSGFEAVLDRVHGRAEWGLKAWAPQAAPAARGERPSSGAEYLRRRRAAAGAAEARTDEAFRAAESLHDAVAGAAVEARRHRVHDAALTGRTEQMVLNAAYLVDTDDTDRWRAAVEAAATPALLVEVTGPWVPYSFAGTAPGGDDG
- a CDS encoding gas vesicle protein; the protein is MSSDTVRWSSGQPRRQQESRNDGANLADILERVLDKGIVIAGDIQVNLLDIELLTIKIRLVVASVDRAKEMGIDWWERDPTLSAGRQDLETENAHLRERVEALERAAGRDGLPPAGPSGDGANRHRADDDADDAGADAGAGAAAAAADLDADLDADLDADLDADLDADLDADLDADLDADLDADLDADLDSGADDDFDADDADDFDDADADDDLDFDADADADADADADADADTGADTGADAADADEERQPPDRTEERAGIDRPGPDDPPAPSRRRAAGAPRRRARDAPAREPAERRRARDDGTRSRRR
- the gvpO gene encoding gas vesicle protein GvpO, yielding MADRPVRRRPTRDDDGGGRDHDRAGGGPGDRAERRTARGGSAARRRDGAEAPGRDEATAPRRPRAEGGARPRRARSGEEPGRRADGEGTGERPRRRRADGDSARRAPAGDAPRRRSTGDGSRRRAADEAPGRRAAGDGPRRRAAEDTPRRRQVRRAAEDEVPEDRVAEDEEAPDDAAPDDEIEEIDEIDDDIDEIEGDDGTDEGQDEGDDSDNGGDDDGGGEPEPPPRPARLGARAVARAALEQVVEMTGRTPEGVTSVSRHDEGWTIEVEVVESRRIPDSADVLGVYEAELDREAELVSYRRVRRYTRGTGGEA
- a CDS encoding gas vesicle protein GvpG, producing the protein MGLLTGILTLPLAPVRGVMWIAEQIEAEVDREMNDPAVIRRKIDESERAFEDGEIDEAERDARQEELLGRLIDRGGGGRSG
- a CDS encoding GvpL/GvpF family gas vesicle protein, with amino-acid sequence MSEGAAGNGVYVYGVVAAGARIPGDLDPVGAPGGEIGLLDHRELAAVVSDVPTDRPLGRRDDLMAHERVVNAVAAEVTVLPMQFGGVVSDDLAVVDELLEENHDFFVDVLQRLDGCLQFVLYGRYDEDLLLGGIVDRDPEIAEMSRSLRDSDPDATHYERITLGERIANEVERLRTADAEAAVELLEPQCEGIVVKEVGGEDGAVHLAVLVRRDRRAEFDTAVDALGDEWGDRVSLQLIGPVAPFDFLPAPDAGTEE
- the gvpJ gene encoding gas vesicle protein GvpJ, which gives rise to MTVSRQEGGRVSRAPQGDLAQVIDLILEKGLVIDVFVKVSLVGIELVTIDARIVVASVDTYLRFAEATNRLDLHQKGGKDLGQVVSGLTESAYEGGAKGTTRGVLEAGKEKFDEFRGERKGEKRR
- a CDS encoding SRPBCC family protein, which gives rise to MPEANPADDVADQASGLAQLPTDRLKDAAMTLLGAVTDRAVGAALERVDALTGRLTDVTENGGAGLGAALGGGTAMLQGGNPVTGALKGGLSAAKDKVLGAVGLGGGSDDDSDDSGGSGGSGGPGGGQRGKFKFMNIVEELDVGVPVRVAYDQWTQFADFPSFMKKVHSVEQESDEKTTWRAQVFLSKRTWNATIIEQVPDSHIVWRSGGAKGYVNGIVTFHELAPQLTKVLLVLEYYPVGLFEKTGNVWRAVGRRARLEFKHYRRHVMVETLVNREELEGWRGEIRDSEVVRTHEEALEEERAREDEEYDDDAYDEYDDGADEELEDDEGEAAEYADDDVEEPAGGPDDEFEEFDEDEVVDEVPEDEDGDDLDVEDLDEDLDAGEYADDEPEEPEPADDGGRNGSGGRRGRTAPRRRKAGAS
- a CDS encoding CoA-binding protein yields the protein MTWENPPAWRRQRILRDTRTVAMVGASPNPARASNFVATYLLASTGFDVYFVNPHATEILGRPVYPSLAELPVVPDLVDVFRKPEDLPGVLDEVLALDPHPSVFWLQFGLFDADLARRAEQAGLDVVMDRCLKVEHARFAGGLHLAGFNTGVITSRRRD